The following nucleotide sequence is from Halorussus caseinilyticus.
GCGACGACGACGAGGTGGAGAAGTGGAAGCAGAAAGACCCCATCCCGCGACTGGAGTCGTTCCTGCGTGACCGCGGCGTTCTCGACGACGAGAAGGTCGAAGCCATCGAACAGGAGGTCAAAGAGGAAGTCGCGGACGCCATCGACGCCGCCGAAGCGGTCGAGCGTCCCGACCCCGCGGAAATCTTTGCGCACGTCTACGCCGACATGCCGAAGAAGCTACAGGAACAACTCGACTGGTTCGGTCGGATTCGAGACGAGTACGGCGACGAGGCACTTCTGGAGGACTAAACAATGAGCCAAGCAGAACAAGAGCAAGAGACCGAGAACCTGACGCTGGTTCAGTCGGTTCGAGACGGACTGTACACCGAGATGCAACAGGACGACGACGTACTCGTCATGGGCGAGGACGTTGGGAAGAACGGCGGCGTGTTCCGCGCGACCGAAGGACTCTACGACGAGTTCGGCGAGAACCGCGTCATCGACACGCCGCTGGCGGAGTCGGGCATCATCGGGACCGCAATCGGGATGGCGGCCTACGGCCTGAAACCGATTCCGGAAATCCAGTTCATGGGGTTCATCTACCCCGGTTTCGATCAAATCGTGAGCCACGCCGCGCGCATGCGGACCCGTAGCCGTGGCCGGTTCACCTGCCCGATGGTCATCCGCGCGCCCTACGGCGGCGGCATCCGCGCGCCGGAACACCACTCCGAATCGACCGAGGCGTTCTTCGCCCACCAGCCGGGTCTGAAGGTGGTCATCCCCAGCACGCCCTACGACACGAAAGGTCTGCTCACGTCGGCCATCCGCGACCCCGACCCCGTGATGTTCCTCGAACCGAAACTCATCTACCGGGCGTTCCGCGGCGACGTGCCGACCGAATCCTACGAGGTGCCCATCGGCGAGGCCGCCGTCCGGACAGAAGGGACCGACATCTCCGTGTTCACGTGGGGTGCGATGACTCGACCGACCGTCGAGGCCGCCGAGCAGTTGGAGGGCGAAATCGACGTAGAAGTCGTCGACCTACGGACCGTCTCGCCGCTCGACGAGGAGACCATCGTGGAGTCGTTCAAGAAGACGGGCCGGGCGGCGGTCGTCCACGAAGCGCCGAAGACCGGCGGACTCGGCGCGGAAATCTCCTCCATCATCCAAGAGGAGGCCCTGCTGTATCAGGAGGCCCCCGTCGAGCGCATCACCGGATTCGACACGCCGTTCCCGCTGTACGCGCTCGAAGACTACTACCTACCCGAACCGGCCCGCATCAAGGAAGGCATCCGGGACGCCGTGAGTTTCTGAATCATGGTACGAGAATTCAAACTGCCCGACGTTGGCGAAGGCGTCGCCGAGGGCGAAATCGTCAGTTGGCTGGTCGAAGAGGGCGACCCCGTTACCGAAGACCAAGCGGTCGCCGAAGTCGAGACAGACAAGGCAATCGTTGAGGTGCCCTCGCCAGTCGACGGCACGGTCCGGGAAATCATCCCCGAAGAGGGCGAAGTCGTGGAAGTCGGGTCGGTCATCATCACCTTCGACGTGGAGGGAGAGGAAGCCGAACCCGCGGACGAGACGACCGAGAGCGCGACGAGCGAGCAGTCCACCGAGTCCCAGACCGAGACCGCAGAAGAACCCGAAGTCTCCGCCGACGAGGAAGTCTCGACCGGCGAGGGCCGCGTGTTCGCCGCGCCGAGCGCACGCCGACTCGCCCGCGAACTCGGCGTGAACATCGCCACGGTCGAAGGAACCGGTCCGAGCGGTCGCGTGACCGAACAGGACGTGCGACAGGCCGCCGAGTCGCCCGACGTGCAGGACACCTCCGGAAGCACGGAAGGCCCATCGCCGATGGACTCCTCGGGTTCGACCGGCGGCCCGAGTCCGGAATCGACCGGCGGTGCCACGAGCGGACCCGCACCGGAGTCGGCCGACCGCGACCGGACGCTGGCCGCGCCCGCGACCCGACGTATCGCCGAGGAACAGGGCGTGAACCTGAACGCGGTCCCGGCGACCGAACAGCGAGACGGCGAGGCGTTCGTCACCAGCGAGGCCGTGATGCAGTACGCCGAGGCCCAACAGCAGGCCCAGCAGGAACAGGCCGAGACTGCCGCCGCGACCCCGGCGGGCGAACAGGTCGAGCGCATCCAGTACAAGGGCGTCCGCAAGACCATCGGCGACGCGATGTCTCGGTCGAAGTACACCTCGCCCCACGTCACCCACCACGACACCGCAGTCGTGGAGAATCTCGTGGACACCCGCGAGCGACTCAAGCCCAAGGCCGAAGAGCAGGGCATCCGCCTGACCTACATGCCGTTCGTCATGAAGGCCGTGGTCGCCGCGCTCAAACAGCATCCGAAACTCAACGCCGAACTCGACGAGGAGGCTGGCGAAATCCTGCGCAAGAAGTTCTACAACGTCGGTGTGGCGACGGCGACCGACGCCGGACTCATGGTGCCCGTGGTCGACGACGTAGACCAGAAGGGCCTGCTTCAGATTTCCAGCGAGGTCAACGAAGTCGTCCAGAAGGCCCGCGACCGCTCCATCTCGCGCGACGAACTGCAGGGTTCGACCTTCAGCGTCACCAACTTCGGCGCTATCGGCGGCGAGTACGCCACGCCCATCCTCAACTACCCCGAAGCGGCCATCCTCGGCATCGGCGAACTGAAACAGCGCCCCGTCGTGGAGGACGGCGAAGTCGTTGCCAAACACACCCTCCCCATCTCGCTGTCCATCGACCACCGCATCGTGGACGGTGCCGACGCCGCGGCGTTCGCCAACACGTTCATCGAGTACGTCGAGAACCCCGAACTCCTGCTTCTGGAGTAAGGTAGCGTCTTTCGCTCGTTTTTTGCGCTGTGTCGGTTCCGGTCTTTGGTCTCACGACTGCGACCCGCAAGTGGTCGCGCTGGCACGCGCCGAAGATTCACAGAAGAACCGACGTACTCCTCCCGCCGAACATCCGTGAATTGCTAACACGACGGCCTCGCCGCAAAATCCACCTGATTTTTTACCCAGAAGGACGAGTTTCCAAACATATGGTCGTCGGAGACATCTCGACGGGAACGGACGTGTTAGTAATCGGCGCGGGACCGGGCGGATACGTCGCCGCCATTCGCGCGGGCCAGTTGGACTTGGACGTGACGCTGGTGGAGAAAGACGCCTACGGTGGGACCTGCCTCAACTACGGATGCATCCCCTCGAAGGCGATGATTACGGCCTCGGACCTCGCTCACGAGGCGGGCCACGCCGAGGAGATGGGCATCTACGCCGACCCCGAGGTGGAGATGGGCGAGATGGTCGGTTGGAAAGACGGCGTGGTTGACCAGTTGACCGGCGGCGTCGAAAAGCTCTGCAAGGCCAACGGCGTCGAACTGATGGAAGGTCGCGCGGAGTTCGCCAGCGAGGACAAGGCCCGCATCGTCCACGGCGGCGAGGGACAGGGTTCCGAGACCGTCGAGTTCGAACACGCCATCGTTTCGACTGGAAGTCGGCCCATCGAGGTGCCGGGCTTCGACTTCGGCGACGACCCGGTACTCGACTCCCGGCAGGCGCTTGCGCTGGAGGAGGTGCCCGAGAGCCTCGTCATCGTCGGCGCGGGCTACATCGGGATGGAACTCGCGGGGGTCTTCGCCAAGTTGGGGACCGACGTGACCGTCGTGGAGATGCTGGACTCCGTGCTTCCGGGCTACGAGGACGACCTCGCGCGCCCCGTCAAGAAGCGCGCCGAGGAGTTGGACATCGACTTCCACTTCGGCGAGGCCGCCAGCGGGTGGGAGGAGTCGGGCGACGGCATCACCGTCCGGACCGAAGACGAGGAGGGCACCGTCTCGGAGTTCGGCGCGGAGAAGGTGCTGGTCGCCGTCGGGCGCGAACCCGTCACCGACACGCTCGAACTGGAGAACGCGGGCGTCGAGACCGACGAGAACGGCTTCGTCCAGACCGACGACCGCGCCCGGACGAACGTGGACCACATCTACGCCATCGGCGACGTGGCGGGCGAACCGATGCTCGCGCACAAGGCCAGCAAGGAGGGGCAGGTCGCCGCGGAGGTCATCGCGGGCGAACCCTCGGCGCTGGACTATCAGGCCGTCCCCGCCGCCGTCTTCACCGACCCCGAAATCGGCACGGTCGGCATGACCGAACAGGAGGCCCAAGAGCAGGGCTTCGAACCTGTCGTGGGTAAGTTCCCGTTCAACGCCTCGGGCCGGGCGCTCACGACGGGCCACGCCGACGGGTTCGTCCGCGTCGTCGCGGACGAACCGAGCGGGTTCCTGCTTGGCGCGCAAATCGTCGGCCCGGAGGCCTCCGAACTCATCGCCGAACTCGGCTTCGCCATCGAGATGGGCGCGACGCTGGAGGACGTGGCCGCGACGATTCACACCCACCCGACCCTCAGCGAGGCCGTGATGGAGGCCGCCGAGAACGCCCTCGGACACGCGATTCACACGCTGAATCGGTAACGGAGTTCGCGTCTCGGCTTTCTCGTTTTTACCGGCGGACGCCCAGTCGGGCAACGTACCGATACACTCGGTGGAACTAACGACTCACTGGCACCGTACCCTAGCCAACTATTATGTTACTTGGTAACGAATACCGTGGCATGTCTCGTTCCAGAACCGGCGGCCACTCCCCCTTCGAGCGACTCCGGACGCGCTTCGACCGCGACGACCTCGAATGTCCCAAGTGCGGGTACGACGACGCCGACGGCCGATGGCTCGTCGAGACCACGGGCGGCCGGATTCAGTACCGCCACCTCTGTCCGAGTTGCGGCCACGTCCGGCGACGGACGTTCCGCCTCGGCGGGGAGTGACGCCCGCCGCGGCGTCGTTCGCGGCCCGACGACCGGACGGTCCGCGCTCCGTCCGCGTCTGGACCGATTTATACGGCGGTAGCGGTCTCTCCGAGACATGCAACCGTCGGACTCCGGGGAGTCGTCGGAGAACGAACACGGCTGGGAAGTCGTCGAGAACATCGACGTGGACGGGCCAACTCACACCGCGATTCCACTGAGCGAGACGGAGTTAGAGAACGAGACGTGAGGCGAAGCACTGCTTGCCTCTTAGAACGAATTATCGATGCTAGACAACGGAAATTCTATGGATAAGATAATGATAACTTGCTTTTGTTCTTCGGCCGAAAATCTGTCACACCCGACGGCCTTTTAGCGTCCACCGCGAAACAACCGGGCACATGCAAGCAGTCACGCTCGGACCCGAGGGAACCTACTCCCACCGGGCCGCCAGCGCAGTCGCCGACGACGTGGCGTTCCGCGAGTCCGTGACCGCCATCGTGGAGGCCGTCGCGGACGGCGAGTACGACCGCGGGGTCGTCCCGATAGAGAACAGCATCGAGGGGAGCGTCACCGAGACGCTGGACGCCCTGAGCGACCGCGAGGTCGCCGCCGTGCAGGAAATCGTCACCCCAATCCGTCACGCCCTGCTCGCCCGGCGCGAGGAGTTCTCGGTCGTCGCCAGCCACTCCCAAGCGCTTGCGCAGTGCCGGTCGTATCTCGAAACCGAGTACCCCGACGCCGACCTCGAAGCGGTCGCCAGCACCGCCCGCGGCGTCGAACACGCTCGCGAGAACCCCGACGTGGCGGGCATCGGCCACCCGGCCAACGCCGAGGGCGACGACGACCTGCGGGTCGTCGCCGAGGGGATTCAGGACCGGACTTCCAACGCCACGCGTTTCTTCGTTATCGCGCCCACCGACGAGCGGTCGCAGGCGGGCGGCAAGTCCTCGCTGGTGGTCTACCCCAACGCCAACTACCCCGGTCTCCTGCTCGAACTGCTCGAACCGTTCGCCGACCGGGACATCAACCTCACCCGCGTCGAGTCCCGACCGAGCGGAGAACGCCTCGGCGACTACGTGTTCCACCTCGACTTCTCGGTGGGACTCTACGAGGGCCGCGCGCAGGAGGCCATCGCGGAGTTGGAGGACATCGCCGAGAACGGGTGGGTCCGGCGTCTCGGGTCCTACGACACGAAACACGTCCTGTACTGACTCGCTTCGGCCGGTTTTGGCTACTCGGTGACTCGGTACTTTCTGGAGGCAGGGAAGGTCTCTGCCCGCCCGCTCGCGGTCGTTCAGCGACATCTCTCCAGCTCGCTTCGCTCACCTCCGAGAGGGGTCGCTGAGACGACCACGGGCCTTCGGCCCGCGAGCGGGCGGCACCTTTATCCCACCCACAGCGGTTAGTTGCCCGGGCGCGTTCCGGCGGTTGGTCAGTCGGGGGCGTTCCGGCGGTTGGTCAGTCGGGGGCGTTCCGGCGGTTGGTCAGTCGGGGGCGTTCCGGCGGTTTTCTCACCGAGCGTCCGCGTCGGCCGGAGGCCGACGCTCGCGGCGACTGAATTTTTAAGACCGATGGCGTTGGACTCCAGTCGGGGGAACTATGGCAGGACGCAAGAATCCGTTCGAGGACTTGGAACAGATGATAGAACGCATGAGCCGCCAGTTCGAGAAGTCGATGGGCGGGATGGAGATGGGGGACCTCGGCGACGGCGGCGCGTCGGTGGACGTGGCCGACCACGGCGACGAGTTCGTCGTCACCGCGGACTTGCCGGGCTACCAGAAGTCCGACATCGACGTGACGCTCCGTGGCGACCACCTCCAGATTCGTGCCGAGAGCGAACAGGAGTCCGAGGAGACCGACGAAGACGACGGCCAGTACATCCGGAAGGAGCGCCGCCACCGCGCGGTGAATCGCTCGGTGACGTTCCCCGAGGACGTAGACGAGGAAGGCATCTCGGCCCAGTACCGAAACGGTGTGCTGACCGTGACGCTCCCGAAGATGAGCGCCGAGGAAGGCGACTCCCACCACATCGACATCAGCTAAGCGCAAACGCCTTCCGGTCCCGCGCGCAACCCTCGGGCATGACGCTCGACACAGGCGACGACGCGCCGACCGTGGAGGCGGAGAACCAGCGCGGCGAGACCATCGCGCCCGACTTCTCGGAACCGACGGTGCTGTACTTCTATCCGCGCGACGACACGCCCGGTTGCACCGTCGAGGCCGAGCAGTTCGACGCCGAACTGGAGAGCTATCACGACGCTGGCGTCTCGGTGTTCGGCGTCTCGACCGACGACGCCGAGAGCCACGAGGAGTTCGCCGAGAAGTACGAACTCCGCTTCGACCTGCTGGCCGACCCCGAGGGCGACATCGCCGACGCCTTCGACGTGGACACCTCGCGGGGCGCGACCCCGCGTACCACCTTCGTCCTCGCAGACGGCGAGGTGAAGGCCGTCTACGAGGGCGTGGACCCCGACGGCCACGCCCGAGCGGTCCTGAGCGATATGCTCGACGACGAGTTGGTCGCGCTGGAGTGACCCGCCGGTAGCCCGGTCGCGGGTACTCAAATCGCCGATACCGTTTTTCCCGGCCGCGCCGAACCGCGGACGTGTCCTCGCGCCGAGCCAGACTCGTCGGCGGTCTTCAGTGGGCGATTACCGGCGCGTACGTCTTCCTGTTCGGATTTCTCGCGGTCGCGTGGTACCTTCGGGCCACCCGGACCGCCGTCGCCCTCGACCTCTCGCCCGCGTTCGTCGCCGTCGTCGTTGCGAGTTTCCTCGCCGGGTACCTGTGGGTCGGGTCGTGCGCGCCCGCCGCGGGCGCGCACGACCGGCGGGTCGAGGTGGTCCTCACGATGCTCGTTCTCGGCTTCCTGCTCCCGTTCGGCGTGCCACCGCTGTTCGACCGCCTCGGCGTCGGCCGGACGCTCCCGCTGTTCGGGGTCGGCGTGGCCTACGCGCTGACGCTCGCGCTCTCGTACGGACTGGTCTACGGTCTCGGATTCCGGTTCTTCCTCGGCCCGGAGCGACCGGACGCCCGCGAGTGAATCAGAGAAGCGACCCGACTTCGGCGGCCGTTTCGTTGGTCCGCACGCGCCATCCCTGCGGCCAGTCACCGCCGCGCTTCGGCGGGTCGATTGGAATCCGCAGGGGGTGAAACGAGACGTGTTCGACCGACTCGGCGGCCGTCTCGCCGACGAACTCCGCGACTTCGCGCTTCGAGGACACGCCGCCCGACGCGAGGTCGTAGTAACCCGAAAATAGTTGGCAGACGACCACCTCGTCGTACTCGTCCACCTCGCCCTCGTCGGCGTAGTAGAATAGCTTCGCGGTGTTGTTCACGGGGTCTGCCCGTCGCCACTCGACTTCGACCGTGACGAACCGGTCTGGGCTCGTGCCCACCACGTCCACGGGAGTCCGCCGGACCCGATACTCGGTCTCCCAGTCAAGCGACGGCCGTCGCTCCGCGAGGGCGTCTCGGAGTCGGTCTCGAACCGCGTCGGCGAACTCGCCCACGAGCTGGTCCGACTCGCGGGCGGCACCTCAACGTTTCGACTGGCCGGACCTACCGGTGTCGGGACTTCTCCTCGACCTGTCGGTTGCCAACCACCCGCCCGAAAGCGTCTACTTGCCGTCGTGTAATCGTTCGCGGTGCAGACGCGGGACCGTTACGCGCGGACCCTCTAGAACATAATGAAAAATAATTAAGAACTGGCTCGGCGTACTCTCTCGTATGGCCTCAGAGACCATCAAGCACGGAGTAGACCTAGAACAGTTCGCGGCGTTCCTCGAACACGGCACCGAGAACCCCGACGACGTGATGCTCGGACTCGGCGCGACGGGTATCGACGAGGGGCGGCCGATGCACACGCTGGCGAAAATCGACGGATACAGCTACGGCGGCGACGAGATACGCCGGGCGACTCGGGAGTACACCTTCCAACTCGGCGCGTTCAAGGAAGTCGAGAGGGACGCGGGGTTCGTGGACCCCGACGACCGGCCGGAACCGGTCGAAGTCGCGCTGGCGGCGCTCACAGGGTGCATCAACGCCACCCTCGACGTGGTCGCCATGGAGAACGAAATCGAGTTCGAGAACCTCGAAACCGAGGTCAGCGTGACCCTCGACCCGCGTGCCTTCTTCGGCATCCGGGACGCAGACGACGCTGGCGACGTGTACGACGACTTCGCCATCGACGTGGAAGTCGCCGGGCCGGACCTCACGGACGCGGACGCCGAGACGCTTCGGAACGGCGTGGCTCGCTCCCCGGTGTTCAACCTCATGTCACGGTCCCACGAGATGACGCCGGAAGTTCGCGTGAAAGACGCGCAAGCGGCCTGATTCGCCGACCGCTACGTTTAGTGAACGCCCGCGTTCCGGCCACAAACGCTTATTTCTCCCGCCGTCGATACGTCTCTTCATGAGTGCCGGAGGTTCCGACGAAGCAGACGACGACGCGATACCAGCGCCGGTCAAAAAGGTCGCGCGGACGGTCACGCCGCCCTACCGCGGACGGCCCGACACCGAGATGACGACCATCGGAATCGTGTACTTCCTCGGGCTAGTCGTCCTGTTGATTCCGATGTTGCCGTTCATCGCCATCGTCTGGGTTATCTCGAAGGTGACGGGCTACTTCGCCCGGAAAGCGCCGACGGAGGACCTGTAGAACGGTCGAGTCTTGGCGAACGGACTACTGCGTGCCGGTGCCGATGAGGTCGAAGGGGTAGCCGTTGTCGTTCTCGTCGGCGTGTTCGTAGACGACGTGGGCCGCGGCCACGTCTTGGATGGCGAGACCGGTGCTGTCGAAGACGGTGATGCCGTCGTCGTCGGTCCGGCCCTCCAAGTCGCCGACCACGATGTCGCCGACTTCGCCGTAGATGTCGTCGTCCGAGAGAACGCCCTCGTGGTAGGGAACGTTGATTTCGCCCGAGTGGGTGGTCTGGGCGTGGTCGTCGATGACCAGTTTGGCGTCCAGCAGAATCTCGTCGGCGAGTTCGTGCTTGCCTTCGGCGTCCGCGCCCATCGCGTTGACGTGGGTGTGTTCGCCGATGTCCTCGCGCGTCACGATGGGGTCCTCGACGGGCGTCACCGTCGAGAGAACGTCGCACTGGGCGGCCTCCGCGATGGACCCGGCCCGGACCTCGAACTCGCCTTCGAAGTAGTCGATGAAGTCGGCGACTCGCTGTTCGTCCAAGTCGCTGACGACGACTTCCTCGATTGGTCGAATCTCCGAGATTGCTTCGAGTTGGGTGTACGACTGGACGCCCGCGCCGACGATGCCCATCGTCGTCGCGTCCTCGACGGCGAGGTAGTCGGTGGCGACGGCGGCGGCCGCACCGGTCCGCTTCATCGTGAGTTCGGTGCCGTCCATGATTGCCAGCGGGAAGGCGTTCTCGGGGTTCGAGTAGACCATCGTCCCCATCACCGTCGGCAGGTCGAACTCCTCGGGGTTGTCGGGGTGGACGTTGACCCACTTGATTCCGGCGGCGTCCCAGTCGTCTGCTTCGAGGTAGGCGGGCATCGACCGGAAGTCGCCGTTGTACTGGGGCAGGTCGATGTAGGATTTGGCGGGCATCTGGGCGTCCCCGCGGGCGTACGCGGCGAAGGCGTCTTCGACTGCCCGAATCACGTCGGGCATCTGGGTATTCTCGTCTACGGCTTCCTGATTCAGCAACAGCGTGTCCATACGTTGCTGATGGACTCCGTGGCCACTATAAACTATCTAAACCCGGCGAATCGCGCAACCTTCGCCGACTGAACTGAACACTCGCCTGACGTTCGACTCGGAAGAAGCAGGAACTCGAAAGAAAACGCGGAGTGTCGGTGACAGCGTTCGATTCGACGCGGCGGTCGGTCGGTGCAGTAGATGGCTCGGAAACGGCGGAGCTAGACTCGGGGCCTAGCTTACATCGCGCCGCCCATGCCGCCCATGCCGCCCATACCGCCAGCACCGCCGGGTCCGCCAGCCTCGTCGTCGCCCTTGTCGGTCGAGAGGTCGCCAGCGGAGATGATGTCGTCGATTTTGAGGACGAGGTTCGCGGCCTCGGTAGCACTGGAGACGGCCTGCTCCTTGGCGTGGGCCGGTTCCACGACGCCAGCGTCGAGGGTGTCCTCGATGTCGCCGCTGTGGACGTTCAGGCCCGCGCGCTTCTCGTCGGACTCGTGGGCCGAGCGCAGGTCGACGAGCGTGTCGATGGAGTCCAGACCCGCGTTCTCGGCGAGGACGCGCGGGACGAGTTCGAGCGAGTCGGCGAACGCTTCGACCGCGAGCTGTTCGCGGCCCGAAACGGAGTCGGCGTAGTCGCGGAGACGGCCCGCGACTTCGACTTCGATGGCACCGCCGCCGGAGACGACGCGGCCGTCCGAGACGGTCTGGGCCACAACGTCGAGGGCGTCGGTGACGCCGCGTTCGAGTTCGTCCACCACGTGGTCGGTCGAACCGCGCAGGAGGAGGGTGACGCCGTGACTGTCCTCGCCTTCGACGTAGAAGAGTTCGTCGTCGTCGTCGCGGCTCACGTCGCCCTTGCCGAGGTCGTCGGCCGAGGCGCTGTCGAGGTCCGAGACGACGTTCGCGCCGAGGACTTCCTTGAGGAAGCCGATGTCGGACTTCTTGACGCGGCGGACCGCGAGGATGCCTTCCTTGGCGAGGTAGTGCTGGGCCATGTCGTCGATGCCCTTCTGACAGAAGACCACGTCGGCACCGGTCGCCTTGATTTTCTCGACCTTCTCCTTGAGCTGTTCTTCCTCTTGGTCGAGGAAGCTCTGGAGTTGGTCGGGGTCCTCGATGTTGACGCTGGTGTCAACGTCGGTCTCCTCGATTTCGACGGCCTCGTTGAGCAGGAGGATGTCGGCGTCGACCGCGCTCTTGGGCATGTTGTCGTGAACCGGGTCCTTGCTGATGACCGCGCCCTTGAGGAGTTCGGACTCGCCCGCCGAGCGACCGGTCTGGGTCTCGGTCTTGACGTATTCGAGGTCCACCGTGCTGTCGACGGTGACCTGCTGGACCGCGTTGACGATGATTTCGGAGAGCGCCTCCTTGTTGAGTTCCGCGCCCTTGCCGGTCATCGAGGTCTCGGCGACCTTGCGGAGGAGTTCCTCGTCGTCGGTGTCAACGTCCTCGGCAACGTTGT
It contains:
- a CDS encoding alpha-ketoacid dehydrogenase subunit beta — translated: MSQAEQEQETENLTLVQSVRDGLYTEMQQDDDVLVMGEDVGKNGGVFRATEGLYDEFGENRVIDTPLAESGIIGTAIGMAAYGLKPIPEIQFMGFIYPGFDQIVSHAARMRTRSRGRFTCPMVIRAPYGGGIRAPEHHSESTEAFFAHQPGLKVVIPSTPYDTKGLLTSAIRDPDPVMFLEPKLIYRAFRGDVPTESYEVPIGEAAVRTEGTDISVFTWGAMTRPTVEAAEQLEGEIDVEVVDLRTVSPLDEETIVESFKKTGRAAVVHEAPKTGGLGAEISSIIQEEALLYQEAPVERITGFDTPFPLYALEDYYLPEPARIKEGIRDAVSF
- a CDS encoding dihydrolipoamide acetyltransferase family protein: MVREFKLPDVGEGVAEGEIVSWLVEEGDPVTEDQAVAEVETDKAIVEVPSPVDGTVREIIPEEGEVVEVGSVIITFDVEGEEAEPADETTESATSEQSTESQTETAEEPEVSADEEVSTGEGRVFAAPSARRLARELGVNIATVEGTGPSGRVTEQDVRQAAESPDVQDTSGSTEGPSPMDSSGSTGGPSPESTGGATSGPAPESADRDRTLAAPATRRIAEEQGVNLNAVPATEQRDGEAFVTSEAVMQYAEAQQQAQQEQAETAAATPAGEQVERIQYKGVRKTIGDAMSRSKYTSPHVTHHDTAVVENLVDTRERLKPKAEEQGIRLTYMPFVMKAVVAALKQHPKLNAELDEEAGEILRKKFYNVGVATATDAGLMVPVVDDVDQKGLLQISSEVNEVVQKARDRSISRDELQGSTFSVTNFGAIGGEYATPILNYPEAAILGIGELKQRPVVEDGEVVAKHTLPISLSIDHRIVDGADAAAFANTFIEYVENPELLLLE
- the lpdA gene encoding dihydrolipoyl dehydrogenase, giving the protein MVVGDISTGTDVLVIGAGPGGYVAAIRAGQLDLDVTLVEKDAYGGTCLNYGCIPSKAMITASDLAHEAGHAEEMGIYADPEVEMGEMVGWKDGVVDQLTGGVEKLCKANGVELMEGRAEFASEDKARIVHGGEGQGSETVEFEHAIVSTGSRPIEVPGFDFGDDPVLDSRQALALEEVPESLVIVGAGYIGMELAGVFAKLGTDVTVVEMLDSVLPGYEDDLARPVKKRAEELDIDFHFGEAASGWEESGDGITVRTEDEEGTVSEFGAEKVLVAVGREPVTDTLELENAGVETDENGFVQTDDRARTNVDHIYAIGDVAGEPMLAHKASKEGQVAAEVIAGEPSALDYQAVPAAVFTDPEIGTVGMTEQEAQEQGFEPVVGKFPFNASGRALTTGHADGFVRVVADEPSGFLLGAQIVGPEASELIAELGFAIEMGATLEDVAATIHTHPTLSEAVMEAAENALGHAIHTLNR
- a CDS encoding HVO_0649 family zinc finger protein, whose amino-acid sequence is MSRSRTGGHSPFERLRTRFDRDDLECPKCGYDDADGRWLVETTGGRIQYRHLCPSCGHVRRRTFRLGGE
- the pheA gene encoding prephenate dehydratase, yielding MQAVTLGPEGTYSHRAASAVADDVAFRESVTAIVEAVADGEYDRGVVPIENSIEGSVTETLDALSDREVAAVQEIVTPIRHALLARREEFSVVASHSQALAQCRSYLETEYPDADLEAVASTARGVEHARENPDVAGIGHPANAEGDDDLRVVAEGIQDRTSNATRFFVIAPTDERSQAGGKSSLVVYPNANYPGLLLELLEPFADRDINLTRVESRPSGERLGDYVFHLDFSVGLYEGRAQEAIAELEDIAENGWVRRLGSYDTKHVLY
- a CDS encoding Hsp20/alpha crystallin family protein — protein: MAGRKNPFEDLEQMIERMSRQFEKSMGGMEMGDLGDGGASVDVADHGDEFVVTADLPGYQKSDIDVTLRGDHLQIRAESEQESEETDEDDGQYIRKERRHRAVNRSVTFPEDVDEEGISAQYRNGVLTVTLPKMSAEEGDSHHIDIS
- a CDS encoding peroxiredoxin; its protein translation is MTLDTGDDAPTVEAENQRGETIAPDFSEPTVLYFYPRDDTPGCTVEAEQFDAELESYHDAGVSVFGVSTDDAESHEEFAEKYELRFDLLADPEGDIADAFDVDTSRGATPRTTFVLADGEVKAVYEGVDPDGHARAVLSDMLDDELVALE
- a CDS encoding OsmC family protein, with the translated sequence MASETIKHGVDLEQFAAFLEHGTENPDDVMLGLGATGIDEGRPMHTLAKIDGYSYGGDEIRRATREYTFQLGAFKEVERDAGFVDPDDRPEPVEVALAALTGCINATLDVVAMENEIEFENLETEVSVTLDPRAFFGIRDADDAGDVYDDFAIDVEVAGPDLTDADAETLRNGVARSPVFNLMSRSHEMTPEVRVKDAQAA
- a CDS encoding DUF7535 family protein, whose amino-acid sequence is MSAGGSDEADDDAIPAPVKKVARTVTPPYRGRPDTEMTTIGIVYFLGLVVLLIPMLPFIAIVWVISKVTGYFARKAPTEDL
- a CDS encoding ornithine cyclodeaminase family protein → MDTLLLNQEAVDENTQMPDVIRAVEDAFAAYARGDAQMPAKSYIDLPQYNGDFRSMPAYLEADDWDAAGIKWVNVHPDNPEEFDLPTVMGTMVYSNPENAFPLAIMDGTELTMKRTGAAAAVATDYLAVEDATTMGIVGAGVQSYTQLEAISEIRPIEEVVVSDLDEQRVADFIDYFEGEFEVRAGSIAEAAQCDVLSTVTPVEDPIVTREDIGEHTHVNAMGADAEGKHELADEILLDAKLVIDDHAQTTHSGEINVPYHEGVLSDDDIYGEVGDIVVGDLEGRTDDDGITVFDSTGLAIQDVAAAHVVYEHADENDNGYPFDLIGTGTQ
- the thsB gene encoding thermosome subunit beta translates to MSQRGQRMQGQPMIVMSEESQRVKDKDAQEHNITAARAVADAVRSTLGPKGMDKMLVDSMGDVTITNDGVTILKEMDIDNPTAEMIIEVAETQEDEAGDGTTTAVAVTGELLKNAEDLLEQDIHPTAIIKGFHLASEKAREEIDNVAEDVDTDDEELLRKVAETSMTGKGAELNKEALSEIIVNAVQQVTVDSTVDLEYVKTETQTGRSAGESELLKGAVISKDPVHDNMPKSAVDADILLLNEAVEIEETDVDTSVNIEDPDQLQSFLDQEEEQLKEKVEKIKATGADVVFCQKGIDDMAQHYLAKEGILAVRRVKKSDIGFLKEVLGANVVSDLDSASADDLGKGDVSRDDDDELFYVEGEDSHGVTLLLRGSTDHVVDELERGVTDALDVVAQTVSDGRVVSGGGAIEVEVAGRLRDYADSVSGREQLAVEAFADSLELVPRVLAENAGLDSIDTLVDLRSAHESDEKRAGLNVHSGDIEDTLDAGVVEPAHAKEQAVSSATEAANLVLKIDDIISAGDLSTDKGDDEAGGPGGAGGMGGMGGMGGAM